From Paenibacillus graminis, a single genomic window includes:
- a CDS encoding AAC(3) family N-acetyltransferase — MIHTQASLMEQLKGMGIDPRGTALVHSSLKSIGEVQGGADTVLDALSEYMRQGLLVLPTHTWSYIDADNPQFSVQQSPSCVGILPELFRKRPGVIRSWHPTHSAAALGKDAAEFTSGDERWDTPCARGSVYGKLLDRKADILLLGVDLRRNTFIHGIEEWLDIPGRMTDSREQLYTETPGGEVISVPSRRHCGLSWSEHFWKVEQVLETGGALRRASFGDAPVMICGTVQTTDILSRMLIADPELFSDNEPLDGGAVPEPLPKTKRGLPE, encoded by the coding sequence ATGATACATACACAAGCAAGCTTAATGGAGCAGCTTAAAGGAATGGGGATTGATCCCCGGGGGACGGCGCTGGTCCACTCTTCACTGAAAAGTATCGGCGAGGTCCAGGGAGGGGCAGACACGGTGCTGGATGCACTGTCTGAATATATGAGACAAGGGCTGCTGGTTCTGCCGACGCACACCTGGTCATATATCGATGCGGATAATCCCCAGTTCTCCGTTCAGCAGTCCCCCTCCTGTGTCGGAATCCTGCCGGAGCTGTTCCGTAAGCGGCCGGGGGTTATCCGCTCGTGGCATCCCACCCATTCCGCAGCTGCGCTGGGCAAGGATGCAGCGGAGTTCACCTCCGGTGACGAGCGGTGGGACACGCCCTGTGCCCGGGGATCAGTCTACGGCAAGCTGCTGGACCGCAAGGCCGACATTCTTCTGCTCGGCGTAGATTTGCGGAGGAATACCTTCATCCACGGGATTGAAGAGTGGCTGGATATTCCCGGCAGAATGACGGATAGCCGTGAGCAGCTGTATACGGAAACTCCCGGCGGAGAAGTGATTTCAGTACCCTCGCGCAGGCACTGCGGGCTCTCCTGGTCCGAGCATTTCTGGAAGGTGGAGCAGGTGCTGGAGACGGGCGGAGCGCTGCGCAGAGCCAGCTTTGGAGATGCCCCTGTGATGATCTGCGGGACCGTGCAGACGACGGATATCCTCAGCCGGATGCTGATAGCCGATCCGGAGCTGTTCTCGGACAATGAGCCGCTGGACGGCGGAGCGGTGCCTGAGCCGCTGCCCAAGACGAAGCGGGGATTACCGGAATAG
- a CDS encoding manganese-dependent inorganic pyrophosphatase, whose translation MEKTLIFGHKNPDTDTICSAIAYAALKKELGWDVEAVRLGEISGETQYALDHFGVKAPRLAENVASEAKQVILVDHNERQQSANDIDQVRVVEVIDHHRIANFETAHPLYYRAEPVGCTATILNKLYKENGVAIPKDIAGLMLSAIISDSLLFKSPTCTEQDVAAARELAGIAGVDADSYGLAMLKAGADLSDKTIAQLISLDAKEFKMGEYKVEIAQVNAVDVNDVLAKQAELETALTAIIDDKGLDLFLFVVTDILNNDSVGLALGRVAGAVEQAYNVKLDDNKAVLKGVVSRKSQIVPVLTETIAKL comes from the coding sequence ATGGAAAAAACTTTGATCTTTGGACACAAAAATCCGGATACGGATACAATCTGCTCGGCCATCGCCTATGCGGCGCTTAAGAAGGAATTAGGTTGGGATGTTGAGGCGGTTCGTCTCGGAGAAATCAGCGGAGAAACCCAATATGCGCTTGACCATTTCGGCGTGAAGGCTCCGCGCCTGGCTGAGAACGTTGCAAGCGAAGCCAAACAAGTGATTCTGGTTGACCATAATGAACGCCAGCAGAGTGCCAATGATATCGACCAGGTCCGTGTCGTTGAGGTCATCGACCACCACCGGATCGCTAATTTTGAAACGGCTCATCCGCTCTACTACCGTGCAGAACCGGTAGGCTGCACAGCGACAATCCTGAATAAGCTGTATAAAGAAAACGGAGTGGCTATTCCAAAGGACATTGCCGGTCTGATGCTGTCCGCAATTATTTCTGACTCCCTGTTGTTCAAATCGCCGACCTGCACCGAGCAGGATGTGGCGGCTGCGCGCGAACTGGCTGGAATCGCCGGTGTGGACGCAGACAGCTACGGGCTTGCGATGCTGAAGGCTGGTGCCGACCTTAGCGACAAAACGATCGCCCAGCTGATTTCCCTGGATGCCAAGGAATTCAAAATGGGTGAATACAAAGTGGAGATTGCCCAGGTTAATGCGGTGGATGTTAATGATGTGCTCGCCAAGCAAGCCGAATTGGAAACAGCCCTGACAGCCATCATCGATGACAAAGGTCTGGATCTCTTCCTGTTCGTCGTTACAGATATCCTTAACAATGATTCCGTAGGTTTGGCACTGGGCCGCGTTGCAGGTGCGGTTGAGCAGGCCTACAATGTGAAGCTGGACGACAACAAAGCGGTACTGAAAGGCGTCGTTTCCCGCAAATCGCAAATAGTGCCGGTGCTGACCGAAACCATTGCCAAGCTGTAA